The Arvicanthis niloticus isolate mArvNil1 chromosome 2, mArvNil1.pat.X, whole genome shotgun sequence genome includes a window with the following:
- the Gpcpd1 gene encoding glycerophosphocholine phosphodiesterase GPCPD1 isoform X3 — MSNTLEIALVSDNEFKCRHSQPECGYGLQPDRWTEYSIQTMEPDNLELIFDFFEEDLSEHVVQGDVLPGHVGTACLLSSTIAESGRSAGILTLPIMSRNSRKTIGKVRVDFIIIKPLPGYSCSMQSSFSKYWKPRIPLDVGHRGAGNSTTTAKLAKVQENTIASLRSAASHGAAFVEFDVHLSKDFVPVVYHDLTCCLTMKRKKCVHTQKFEADPVELFEIPVKELTFDQLQLLKLSHVTALKTKDRKQSLSEEENCISENQPFPSLKMVLESLPENVGFNIEIKWICQHRDGVWDGNLSTYFDMNVFLDIILKTVLENSGRRRIVFSSFDADICTMVRQKQNKYPILFLTQGKSDIYPELMDLRSRTTPIAMSFAQFENILGINAHTEDLLRNPSYVQEAKAKGLVIFCWGDDTNDPENRRKLKEFGVNGLIYDRIYDWMPEQPNIFQVEQLERLKRELPELKNCLCPTVSHFIPSPFCVEPNIHVDANGIDNVENA, encoded by the exons ATGTCCAACACCCTGGAGATAGCCTTAGTAAGTGACAATGAGTTCAAGTGTAGGCACTCACAGCCAGAATGTGGGTATGGCTTGCAACCTGATCGTTGGACAGAATACAGCATACAAACAATGGAACCAGATAACCTGGAACTCATCTTTGACTTTTTTGAG gaagatCTCAGTGAACATGTAGTTCAGGGTGATGTTCTTCCTGGACATGTAGGCACAGCGTGCCTCCTGTCATCTACCATTGCAGAGAGTGGGAGAAGCGCTGGAATCCTTACTCTTCCCATCATGAGCAGAAACTCCAGAAAAACTATAGGCAAAGTCAGAG TTGATTTTATCATCATCAAGCCATTACCAGGATATAGTTGTTCTATGCAGTCTTCATTTTCCAAGTATTGGAAACCAAGAATACCATTGGATGTTGGACATCGTGGTGCAGGGAACTCAACAACAACTGCCAA gCTGGCTAAAGTACAGGAAAATACTATTGCTTCCTTAAGAAGTGCTGCCAGTCAT ggaGCAGCATTTGTAGAGTTTGATGTCCACCTTTCAAAGGACTTTGTGCCTGTGGTGTATCATGATCTCACCTGCTGTTTGACTATGAAAAGG AAAAAATGTGTGCATACTCAG AAATTTGAAGCTGATCCAGTTGAATTGTTTGAAATCCCAGTAAAAGAATTAACATTTGACCAACTCCAGTTATTGAAG CTTTCTCATGTGACTGCATTAAAAACCAAAGACCGGAAAC AATCTCTGTCTGAGGAGGAAAATTGCATTTCCGAAAACCAGCCCTTTCCTTCTCTTAAGATG GTTTTAGAATCATTGCCAGAAAATGTAGGatttaatatagaaataaaatggatTTGCCAACACAGG GATGGCGTATGGGACGGCAACTTATCGACATATTTTGATATGAACGTGTTtttggatataattttaaaaactgttttagaAAATTCTGGGAGGAGGAGAATagtattttcttcatttgatgcagatatttgtacaaT GGTTCGGCAGAAGCAAAACAAATATCCCATATTATTTTTGACCCAAGGAAAGTCTGATATTTACCCTGAACTCATGGACCTCAGATCTCGGACAACGCCCATTGCAATGAGCTTTGcacagtttgaaaatattttg GGGATAAATGCCCATACTGAAGACCTCCTTAGAAACCCATCCTATGTCCAAGAGGCAAAAGCTAAGGGATTGGTCATATTCTGCTGGGGAGATGACACCAATGATCctgaaaacagaaggaaactgAAGGAATTTGGAGTAAATGGTCTAATATATGATAG GATATACGATTGGATGCCTGAACAGCCGAATATATTCCAAGTGGAGCAATTGGAGCGCCTAAAGCGAGAATTGCCAGAGCTTAAGAACTGTTTGTGTCCCACTGTTAGCCACTTTattccttctcctttctgtgtgGAGCCTAATATCCATGTGGATGCCAATGGCATTGATAATGTGGAGAACGCTTAG
- the Gpcpd1 gene encoding glycerophosphocholine phosphodiesterase GPCPD1 isoform X4 yields the protein MSNTLEIALVSDNEFKCRHSQPECGYGLQPDRWTEYSIQTMEPDNLELIFDFFEEDLSEHVVQGDVLPGHVGTACLLSSTIAESGRSAGILTLPIMSRNSRKTIGKVRVDFIIIKPLPGYSCSMQSSFSKYWKPRIPLDVGHRGAGNSTTTAKLAKVQENTIASLRSAASHGAAFVEFDVHLSKDFVPVVYHDLTCCLTMKRKFEADPVELFEIPVKELTFDQLQLLKLSHVTALKTKDRKQSLSEEENCISENQPFPSLKMVLESLPENVGFNIEIKWICQHRDGVWDGNLSTYFDMNVFLDIILKTVLENSGRRRIVFSSFDADICTMVRQKQNKYPILFLTQGKSDIYPELMDLRSRTTPIAMSFAQFENILGINAHTEDLLRNPSYVQEAKAKGLVIFCWGDDTNDPENRRKLKEFGVNGLIYDRIYDWMPEQPNIFQVEQLERLKRELPELKNCLCPTVSHFIPSPFCVEPNIHVDANGIDNVENA from the exons ATGTCCAACACCCTGGAGATAGCCTTAGTAAGTGACAATGAGTTCAAGTGTAGGCACTCACAGCCAGAATGTGGGTATGGCTTGCAACCTGATCGTTGGACAGAATACAGCATACAAACAATGGAACCAGATAACCTGGAACTCATCTTTGACTTTTTTGAG gaagatCTCAGTGAACATGTAGTTCAGGGTGATGTTCTTCCTGGACATGTAGGCACAGCGTGCCTCCTGTCATCTACCATTGCAGAGAGTGGGAGAAGCGCTGGAATCCTTACTCTTCCCATCATGAGCAGAAACTCCAGAAAAACTATAGGCAAAGTCAGAG TTGATTTTATCATCATCAAGCCATTACCAGGATATAGTTGTTCTATGCAGTCTTCATTTTCCAAGTATTGGAAACCAAGAATACCATTGGATGTTGGACATCGTGGTGCAGGGAACTCAACAACAACTGCCAA gCTGGCTAAAGTACAGGAAAATACTATTGCTTCCTTAAGAAGTGCTGCCAGTCAT ggaGCAGCATTTGTAGAGTTTGATGTCCACCTTTCAAAGGACTTTGTGCCTGTGGTGTATCATGATCTCACCTGCTGTTTGACTATGAAAAGG AAATTTGAAGCTGATCCAGTTGAATTGTTTGAAATCCCAGTAAAAGAATTAACATTTGACCAACTCCAGTTATTGAAG CTTTCTCATGTGACTGCATTAAAAACCAAAGACCGGAAAC AATCTCTGTCTGAGGAGGAAAATTGCATTTCCGAAAACCAGCCCTTTCCTTCTCTTAAGATG GTTTTAGAATCATTGCCAGAAAATGTAGGatttaatatagaaataaaatggatTTGCCAACACAGG GATGGCGTATGGGACGGCAACTTATCGACATATTTTGATATGAACGTGTTtttggatataattttaaaaactgttttagaAAATTCTGGGAGGAGGAGAATagtattttcttcatttgatgcagatatttgtacaaT GGTTCGGCAGAAGCAAAACAAATATCCCATATTATTTTTGACCCAAGGAAAGTCTGATATTTACCCTGAACTCATGGACCTCAGATCTCGGACAACGCCCATTGCAATGAGCTTTGcacagtttgaaaatattttg GGGATAAATGCCCATACTGAAGACCTCCTTAGAAACCCATCCTATGTCCAAGAGGCAAAAGCTAAGGGATTGGTCATATTCTGCTGGGGAGATGACACCAATGATCctgaaaacagaaggaaactgAAGGAATTTGGAGTAAATGGTCTAATATATGATAG GATATACGATTGGATGCCTGAACAGCCGAATATATTCCAAGTGGAGCAATTGGAGCGCCTAAAGCGAGAATTGCCAGAGCTTAAGAACTGTTTGTGTCCCACTGTTAGCCACTTTattccttctcctttctgtgtgGAGCCTAATATCCATGTGGATGCCAATGGCATTGATAATGTGGAGAACGCTTAG